Within the Bacteroidota bacterium genome, the region TCGAGGGCCTCTTCACGGCCGAGGCCGTCGACGAGAGCAAGGTGCCGAAGACCGAACCGCCGCAGGGCTTCGCCAGCGAAGATCCGTCGGTCGCCGAGCGCCGCTTCACCTCGGTCAAGCCCGAGGACCACGACCTCACGGCCTTCCTCACCGAGCATAACGACGCCGTGGACGCGGGTGCCGCCTCGGGCGCGGTCAGCTTCGCCGCGGAGACGCGGGAGAACTGGTTCGGCGGCATTCTCGCGTGGGTCTTCCCGCTCGCCCTCCTCGTCTTCCTGTGGCTGTTCCTGATCCGCCGGATGGGCGGGCCCGGCCAGCAGGTGCTCAACATCGGCAAGAGCAAGGCCAGCCTGTTCGACGCGATGGACGGCCAGCAACTCACCTTCAACGACGTGGCCGGCCTCGACGAGGCGAAGGAGGAGGTCGAGGAGGTCGTTGACTTCCTCAAGAACCCGAAGAAGTTCACCCGCCTCGGCGGCAAGCTGCCGAAGGGCGTGCTCCTCGTCGGGCCGCCCGGCACCGGCAAGACGCTCCTCGCCAAAGCCGTCGCAGGC harbors:
- a CDS encoding ATP-dependent metallopeptidase FtsH/Yme1/Tma family protein; translated protein: MAQDKRDTMNPRRGEDKPRATGESRRPRFSLWIYLAIFLGLLVVQAYLWGGTPSNDLDYSAFLGHVENGYVEEVTVINDRKIEGLFTAEAVDESKVPKTEPPQGFASEDPSVAERRFTSVKPEDHDLTAFLTEHNDAVDAGAASGAVSFAAETRENWFGGILAWVFPLALLVFLWLFLIRRMGGPGQQVLNIGKSKASLFDAMDGQQLTFNDVAGLDEAKEEVEEVVDFLKNPKKFTRLGGKLPKGVLLVGPPGTGKTLLAKAVAGEAQVPFFSLSGSDFVEMFVGVGAARVRDLFKQAKEKAPCIIFIDEIDAIGRSRGKGAVMGGNDERENTLNQLLVEMDGFEANTGLVL